GGTGAGCCCGCAGACCGCGCTGATGCTGCTGGAGGCGGCCTGGGGCCGCGACCTGTCCGGCTACGACCCGGACGGCCCGCTGCCGGACGTCGACCCCGTCCCGGAGAACGTCGTCACCAAGGGCCACAACCTGTACCGCAGCCGGGGACGCGAGGAGACCGTCCGGCACTGGCGCAAGACCGCCGAGGAGCGCGGGCTGAGCATCCGGGAGCTGATCGTCGAGGTCACCGCGCGGCCCACCTTCGTCGGCACGCCGCGCCAGGTCGCCGACGCGATGAACGCGTTCGTGCAGAGCGACGCCGCCGACGGCTTCGTCTTCTCCCCGAACGTGGTGCCCGGCGGGCTGGACGAACTGGTCGACCGGGTGGTGCCGCTGCTCCAGGAGATGGGCGTGCACCGCGCCGAGTACACCGGCAGCACGCTCCGCGACCACCTCGGGCTGAAGCCCGCCCGCCGCCACTTCGAGGAGACCCCGTGACCCACCTGCACCTCGCGGTCGCCCTGGACGGCACCGGCTGGCACCCGGCCGCCTGGCGCGAACCGGACGCCCGGCCCGCCGAGATCCTCACCGCCCGCTACTGGGCCGACCTGGTCCTGGAGGCCGAACGCGGCCTGCTCGACTTCGTCACCGTCGAGGACGCCCTCGGCCTGCAGACCTCGGCCTTCCACCGGCCCGACGACCGCACCGACCACGTCCGGGGCCGGCTGGACGCCGTCCTGCTGACGGCCGCGCTGGCCCCGCTGACCTCGCACATCGGGCTGGTCCCGACCACCAACGTCACCCACACCGAGCCGTTCCACCTCGCCATCGGCATCGCCTCGCTGGACCACGCCAGCCTGGGCCGGGCCGGCTGGCGCCCGCAGATCACCTCCCGGGCCGCCGACGCCGCCCACTTCGGCCGCCGCACCACCCCGCAGCTGACCGACGCCGACGTCCTCGACTCGGAGCTGATCGCCGCCCGGCTGCGCGGGCTCTTCGCCGAGGCCCACGAGGTGGTCGAGGCCGTCCGGCGGCTCTGGGACAGCTGGGAGGACGACGCGGAGATCCGCGACACCGCGACCGGGCGCTACCTCGACGCCGCCAAGGTGCACCACGTCGACTTCGCGGGCGCGCACTTCTCCGTCCGGGGCCCCTCGATCACCCCGCGCCCGCCCCAGGGCCAGCCGGTGGTGGCCGTCCTCGCCCACGCGAGCACCCCGTACGAACTGGCCGCCGCCGGGGCGGACGTCGTCTTCCTCACCCCGCAGTCCCGCCCGGACTCCGTGGCCAGGCTCGACGCGTTCGCCCGGGCCCGGCAGCACTCCGCCCGGCCCGCCGCGGACCCGGTCCGGACCTTCGCCGACCTGGTGGTCTTCCTGGACGACGCACCGGGCCGGGCCGCCGAACGCAAGCAGCGCCTGGACGAACGGGACGGCGGCGCCTTCGGCTCGGACGCCCTGGTCTTCACCGGCACCCCCGCCGAACTCGCCGACCTGCTGCTCGACTGGCGCACCACCGGCCTGGACGGCTTCCGCCTGCGCCCCGGCGCCCTCCCGCACGACCTCACGGCCATCACCCGCGGCCTGGTGCCCGAACTCCAGCGCCGGGGCGCCTTCCGCACCGCCTACGAAGCGGACACCCTGCGCGCCCTGCTCCGCCTCCCGCGCCCGGCCAACCGCTACGCCCCGGCCGGATGAGCCGGACCCGGCGCCGCCGCCCGGCCCCCTCCGGGGCGGCGAGGGCGCCGGGCGCCGGGCGTCTTGGGGGCGTCTTGGGGGTGCGGTGGGGTGCGGTGGGCGGGCCGGTCAGCAGCCGGGCCCGGCACGGCGGCTCCGCTCGGCGAGGTCGGTGAAGGGGACGGGGCAGCACGGGCTTCCGGCGCACCGGGTGAGGTCGTCGCACCCGGCGTCGAGGGCGGCGGTCAGGGCCTCGCGGAGGGCGGTGAGGTCGGCGATCCGCTCCTCGACCTCGGCGAGCTTGCCCCGGGCCCGCTGTTGGAGCCCGGGGACGGGGCGGCCGTGGCGGTGGCGGCCGGTCTCCAGCAGCTCGGCGGCCTCGTCCAGGGTGAAGCCGAGGCGCTGGGCGGCCTTGATCACCCGCAGCACGGTCACGGCCCGCCCGTCGTAGCGGCGGTGGCCGCCCGGGGAGCGGTCGGGCTCCGGCAGCAGGCCCCGGCGCTCGTAGTAGCGCAGGGTCTGGGCGTTCACCCCGGCCGCCTCGGCGACCTGCGAGCTCCGCAGGCGCTCACTCACCGCAGCCCACCGACCGCCGCGGCCCGGCGCTCCAGCGCCTCCAGCACCGCCGCGTCGACGGCGACGTCCAGCACCACCGCGCCCCGGTCGGCGGCGACGGCGAAGGCGAAGAACGAGCAGCAGTCCCCCTCCCGCCCCGCCAGGTCCCGCACCCGCTCCTCCACCCCGTCACCACCGCGCAGCACCAGGCGCACCCGCAACGGCTCCGGCCGCGAGAGGCCCTCCAGCCGCCCGGCGAACAGCCCGTCCCACTCCACCACCCGCAACGGCCGCTCCGCCGTGGGCAGCACGCACGAGGCAGGCACCCAATCCGGACCACTCATCCCGCTCACTCCCGTCACCAGGCCCCCGCACGGGGACGCCTCCGACGGTAAACCCGTACCCGGGTACCGAATGCAAGGTGCGGGCGGTGTGGTCGTCGACCTCGGGGTCGTCGGCCTCGGGGTCGGTGCCACCGGGCCCGTTCGTTCGCTGCTCGCTAGCGGGCCCCGGGGCCGCGGGCGGGCGGGGTGCGCGGTCGCAGGCGCTCTCCCTGCGGCCCGAACATGATCAGGTACTCGACCGGGCCGCCGGGGCCGGCGTTCGCGACCCCGTGGGGACTGCGGGTGTCGAACTCGGCAACGTCCCCGGCACTCAGGACGAGGTCCTGGTCGCCGAGTGCGAGCCACAGCCGCCCGTACAGGACGCACAGCCATTCCCAGCCGTCGTGGGAGGCCTGCCGGGGCCGCGCGGGCGGCTCCTGGACGGCGGGTAGGACGTGTTTGTGGGCGTGCAGGCCGCCGACGTACCGGGTCAGCGGCAGCACCGCCTTGTCGTCGCCGGAACGCCGGAGCGCGGAGGTGCGGGGCTCGGCGGCGGGAGCGGTGCCGGCCAGCTCGTCCAGGGAGACGCCGTACTCCTTCGCCAACTGCAGCACCACTTCCAGGGTGGGCTTGCGTCGGCCGGTCTCGATCCGCGACAGCGTGCTCGGGGAGATGCCGGTCGCGCAGCTGACGCCGGTGAGCGTGGAGCCGCGGCGCTCGCGTACGGCCCGCAGCCGGGGGCCCATCGCCGCCAGCGTGTCGGCCACGTCGTCGCCTGCCACCTGCTCCGCCCCCTTCCGGACGTGCCGCTCCACCGTCCTGTCCGGCAATTTTGCCAGACTGGCAAGGGTAATCGCGGTGGACGGTCGCTGCGCCGCATGATCGACGCGTCATCGACGCGTACCTGCGCCCACCAGCGAACCGGGAGAAGACACCATGCCGCCCGAGCCGTCCGCCGCACTCCGCCACCGCACCGTCGAGGCCCCTGCCGGGCGCCTGCACCTGGTCGAGCAGGGCACCGGTCCACTGGTCCTGCTCGTGCACGGCTTCCCCGAGTCCTGGTACTCCTGGCGCCGCCAGCTCCCGGCCCTCGCCGCGGCCGGCTACCGGGCGGTGGCGCTCGACGTGCGCGGCTACGGCCGCTCCTCCAAGCCCGCGGAGACCGGTGCCTACCGGATGCTGGACCTGGTGGAGGACAACGTCGCCCTGGTGCACGCCCTCGGCGAGGAGAACGCGGTGGTCGTCGGCCACGACTGGGGCTCCGGCATCGCCGCCACCTCCGCCCTGCTCCACCCCGAGGTCTTCCGGGCCGTCGCCCTGCTGAGCGTCCCGTACGCGCCGCCCGGCGGCCCCCGCCCCACCGACGTCTTCGGCCGGATCGGCGGCCCCGACCAGGAGTTCTACGTCTCCTACTTCCAGGACCCCGGCCGCGCCGAGACCGAGATCGAGCCCGACGTACGGGGCTGGCTCGCGGGCTTCTACGCCGCCCTGTCCGCCGACACCATGCCCGCCCAGGACGAGCCCGATCCGCACTTCGTCGCCCGCGGCGGCCGACTGCGCGACCGTTTTCCCACCGGCACCCTCCCGGCCTGGCTGACCGAGGACGACCTCGACGTCTACGCCGGGGAGTTCGAGCGCACGGGCATGACGGGCGCCCTCAATCGCTACCGCAACGTGGACCGCGACTGGGAGGACCTCGCCCCCCACCGCGGAGCCCCGATCGAGCAGCCGTCCCTGTTCATCGGCGGCGCCCTGGACGCCTCCACCACCTGGATGTCCGACGCCATCGACGCCTTCCCCACCACCCTCCCCGGCCTCACCGCCTCCCACCTCGTAGCGGGCTGCGGCCACTGGATCCAGCAGGAGCGCCCCGAGGAGGTCAACCGTCTGCTGACCGGCTGGCTCAACACCCTCACGGGTTGAACGACCGCCGGGCGCGGCCGGGGCCCCTGTACGCGGATGTACACGGAACGGTTCGGCCCGCGCACCCGAGCGCGGCGGATCACGGCGGCGCGTCGGCCAGCCCGTGCCGCCGCGCATAGTTGGCTGCGGCCACGCGGTCCCGGCACCCGGTCTTCGCGAAGATCCGGTTGATGTGGGTCTTGACGGTGTTGTTGCTGAGGAAGAGCGTGGCGCCGATCTCTTGGTTGCTGAGGCCGCGGGCCGCCAGGGCCAGCACCTCGGCCTCCCGGGCGGTCAGCCCGTCCGGCGGCGGGCCGTCCCGGGGCGGGGGCGGTGCGGTGGCCGGTGCGGTGGCCGGTGCGGCGGGCGCCCCTGCGAGGAGCGCCCCGCGCGCCCGCGGGTCGAGCACGGCGAGGCCGCTGCGTGCGGCGTACAGGGCGGCCGCGATGTCCGCCCGGTCGGCGTCCTTGGTGAGGTACGACCGGGCACCGGCCCGCAGCGCGTTCAGCACCGAGGTGTCGTCGACGTAGGTGGTCAGGACGACGACCGCGACGCGGGGGTGGTCCCGGGCGAGCCGGCGGGTGGCCTCGACCCCGTCCATGCGGGGCATGTGCAGGTCCATCAGCACGACGTCGGGGTGGTGCCGCCCGACCTGGGCCAAGGCCTCGTCGCCGTCGGCGGCGGTGGCGACGACGTCGATCCCGGGGAGCAGGTCCAGCATGATCGCGAGCCCCTCGCGGATGCTCGCCTGGTCGTCGGCGACGACGATGCGCAGCGGATCGGGGCCGGCCGT
The window above is part of the Kitasatospora sp. NA04385 genome. Proteins encoded here:
- a CDS encoding MerR family transcriptional regulator, which translates into the protein MSERLRSSQVAEAAGVNAQTLRYYERRGLLPEPDRSPGGHRRYDGRAVTVLRVIKAAQRLGFTLDEAAELLETGRHRHGRPVPGLQQRARGKLAEVEERIADLTALREALTAALDAGCDDLTRCAGSPCCPVPFTDLAERSRRAGPGC
- a CDS encoding LLM class flavin-dependent oxidoreductase, translating into MTHLHLAVALDGTGWHPAAWREPDARPAEILTARYWADLVLEAERGLLDFVTVEDALGLQTSAFHRPDDRTDHVRGRLDAVLLTAALAPLTSHIGLVPTTNVTHTEPFHLAIGIASLDHASLGRAGWRPQITSRAADAAHFGRRTTPQLTDADVLDSELIAARLRGLFAEAHEVVEAVRRLWDSWEDDAEIRDTATGRYLDAAKVHHVDFAGAHFSVRGPSITPRPPQGQPVVAVLAHASTPYELAAAGADVVFLTPQSRPDSVARLDAFARARQHSARPAADPVRTFADLVVFLDDAPGRAAERKQRLDERDGGAFGSDALVFTGTPAELADLLLDWRTTGLDGFRLRPGALPHDLTAITRGLVPELQRRGAFRTAYEADTLRALLRLPRPANRYAPAG
- a CDS encoding response regulator transcription factor, with amino-acid sequence MTGAPASGTAGPDPLRIVVADDQASIREGLAIMLDLLPGIDVVATAADGDEALAQVGRHHPDVVLMDLHMPRMDGVEATRRLARDHPRVAVVVLTTYVDDTSVLNALRAGARSYLTKDADRADIAAALYAARSGLAVLDPRARGALLAGAPAAPATAPATAPPPPRDGPPPDGLTAREAEVLALAARGLSNQEIGATLFLSNNTVKTHINRIFAKTGCRDRVAAANYARRHGLADAPP
- a CDS encoding helix-turn-helix domain-containing protein yields the protein MAGDDVADTLAAMGPRLRAVRERRGSTLTGVSCATGISPSTLSRIETGRRKPTLEVVLQLAKEYGVSLDELAGTAPAAEPRTSALRRSGDDKAVLPLTRYVGGLHAHKHVLPAVQEPPARPRQASHDGWEWLCVLYGRLWLALGDQDLVLSAGDVAEFDTRSPHGVANAGPGGPVEYLIMFGPQGERLRPRTPPARGPGAR
- a CDS encoding alpha/beta hydrolase; the protein is MPPEPSAALRHRTVEAPAGRLHLVEQGTGPLVLLVHGFPESWYSWRRQLPALAAAGYRAVALDVRGYGRSSKPAETGAYRMLDLVEDNVALVHALGEENAVVVGHDWGSGIAATSALLHPEVFRAVALLSVPYAPPGGPRPTDVFGRIGGPDQEFYVSYFQDPGRAETEIEPDVRGWLAGFYAALSADTMPAQDEPDPHFVARGGRLRDRFPTGTLPAWLTEDDLDVYAGEFERTGMTGALNRYRNVDRDWEDLAPHRGAPIEQPSLFIGGALDASTTWMSDAIDAFPTTLPGLTASHLVAGCGHWIQQERPEEVNRLLTGWLNTLTG